A window from Primulina huaijiensis isolate GDHJ02 chromosome 11, ASM1229523v2, whole genome shotgun sequence encodes these proteins:
- the LOC140987356 gene encoding uncharacterized protein, whose protein sequence is MQGGCIADRGSCGTGFDSASGSVRTKKFRTKGSELADRKGEKNKAMPRSIRCSSINEALSLSSRARCNKG, encoded by the coding sequence ATGCAAGGAGGATGTATAGCTGATAGAGGATCTTGTGGAACAGGATTTGATTCTGCAAGCGGTTCGGTACGAACGAAGAAATTTCGAACAAAAGGGTCGGAACTCGCTGATAGGAAAGGAGAGAAAAACAAAGCAATGCCAAGGTCAATCCGCTGTTCATCGATAAACGAAGCTCTCTCTTTATCATCTCGTGCCAGATGCAACAAAGGATGA